The proteins below come from a single Candidatus Zixiibacteriota bacterium genomic window:
- a CDS encoding energy-coupling factor transporter transmembrane component T yields the protein MIYRSTTFLGQYRPLDSFLHRLDARAKLAPVVLVMILALLTESFVFYGVILGVLILSLIASGVGPNRLLVSFRPVLFMVAVTALYHLLFSERASEPLASILGFAVTEGGVRMAAFFSLRLLIFVSIAFLVTLTSSPSDLAEALTRLARPLTALRVPVNDLGLVLFMAIRFVPILMDEFAAIRSAQMIRGVDFSGGFFARIRKTGYLLVPVFLAALSRADELALAMEARGYRGGARRTFYSHTSFAAIELFFLMTSCAGIMALYLGTR from the coding sequence ATGATTTACCGCTCAACCACATTTCTCGGGCAGTACCGGCCGCTCGATTCGTTTCTGCACCGGCTCGACGCCCGGGCTAAACTCGCCCCGGTCGTGCTGGTTATGATCCTCGCTCTGCTCACTGAGTCGTTTGTCTTCTACGGTGTCATCCTGGGAGTGCTGATCCTGTCTCTGATCGCATCCGGAGTCGGCCCCAACCGACTACTGGTCAGTTTTCGTCCGGTTCTGTTTATGGTTGCGGTGACAGCGCTGTATCATCTGCTTTTCTCCGAGCGTGCGAGCGAACCGCTGGCAAGCATACTGGGGTTTGCGGTGACTGAGGGTGGCGTTCGAATGGCGGCGTTTTTCTCCCTGAGACTGCTGATTTTCGTATCCATCGCGTTTCTGGTGACTCTTACCAGCTCCCCATCCGATCTGGCCGAAGCCCTCACGCGTCTGGCGCGACCGCTGACGGCCCTGAGGGTTCCGGTAAATGACCTGGGACTCGTGCTGTTCATGGCAATCAGGTTTGTCCCAATCCTGATGGACGAGTTTGCCGCCATCCGCAGCGCCCAGATGATTCGCGGCGTCGACTTCTCCGGCGGATTTTTCGCCCGGATCAGGAAAACCGGTTACCTGCTGGTTCCGGTATTTCTGGCGGCGCTGTCGCGTGCCGACGAGCTGGCGCTGGCCATGGAAGCGCGAGGTTACCGGGGTGGAGCCCGTCGCACGTTCTATTCGCATACCTCATTCGCTGCAATTGAACTCTTCTTCCTGATGACAAGCTGCGCCGGAATCATGGCTCTCTACCTGGGGACGAGATAG
- the truA gene encoding tRNA pseudouridine(38-40) synthase TruA: protein MVRRNIRLLIEYKGTSFAGWQMQKEQSTVQGAITDAIVQVTGQRVAVTGAGRTDSGVHALGQVANFHIEHHLDPERYRDALNFYLPDDIRIRKSDEAPDDFNARFSASFRRYRYLIGRERSALYREYRWELPERLRFEDLQAAARIVAGTHDFTPFCVISSRQDNGDCTILHSRWHTIGPLLTYEIRGNRFLHSMVRSLVGAMVNIASVNRDNHPANLTLTSFADIINVPSETRIPFTAPAHGLYLVAVGY from the coding sequence ATGGTACGACGCAATATCAGACTCCTCATTGAATACAAGGGGACTTCGTTTGCCGGTTGGCAGATGCAGAAGGAACAGTCAACGGTGCAGGGAGCGATAACCGACGCGATAGTTCAGGTCACCGGCCAGCGAGTCGCGGTTACGGGCGCCGGACGAACCGATTCCGGCGTGCATGCCCTCGGTCAGGTCGCCAATTTCCATATCGAGCACCACCTCGATCCCGAACGGTACCGGGACGCTCTCAATTTTTACCTGCCCGATGACATCCGGATCAGGAAGTCGGATGAAGCCCCGGATGATTTCAACGCCCGGTTCAGCGCCAGTTTCCGACGGTACCGCTACCTGATCGGGCGCGAACGGTCAGCCCTCTACCGGGAGTACCGTTGGGAATTGCCGGAACGGCTGCGTTTCGAAGATCTGCAGGCAGCCGCGCGGATCGTTGCGGGAACTCATGATTTTACGCCGTTTTGTGTGATATCGTCCCGACAGGACAATGGCGATTGCACGATTTTGCACTCGCGATGGCATACGATCGGGCCCCTGCTGACATACGAAATCCGTGGTAACCGCTTCCTGCACAGCATGGTACGCTCGCTTGTGGGCGCCATGGTGAATATCGCCTCGGTGAATCGCGATAACCACCCCGCCAACTTGACTTTGACCTCCTTTGCGGATATCATTAACGTTCCTTCGGAAACCCGTATCCCTTTCACGGCCCCGGCACACGGTCTGTACCTGGTGGCTGTGGGATACTAG
- the fsa gene encoding fructose-6-phosphate aldolase codes for MKFFIDTANIDEITRATAMGVLDGVTTNPSLAAREAAPYRDILAEICRIVPGPVSAEVIATDYQGMLNEAEKLCKIADNIVVKIPTIGEGLRAMKSLSGDGIAVNATLVFSAMQALLVAKAGAAYVSPFVGRLDDISTDGMQLIEDIITIYHQYDYQTEVLVASVRHPMHVHQAALMGADVVTMPFKVIDQLIKHPLTDIGLEKFLSDYRKAGKR; via the coding sequence ATGAAGTTTTTTATCGACACGGCGAATATCGATGAAATCACCAGAGCCACCGCTATGGGCGTGCTCGATGGCGTGACCACCAACCCCTCGCTTGCTGCCCGGGAAGCCGCCCCGTACCGCGACATCCTGGCCGAAATCTGCCGCATCGTGCCGGGTCCGGTTTCTGCCGAGGTTATCGCCACTGACTACCAGGGAATGCTCAATGAGGCAGAGAAGCTGTGCAAGATCGCCGATAACATCGTGGTGAAAATCCCGACCATCGGTGAAGGGCTTCGCGCCATGAAGTCCCTGTCGGGTGATGGTATTGCCGTCAACGCGACCCTGGTATTCTCTGCGATGCAGGCGCTGCTCGTCGCGAAAGCGGGCGCGGCTTATGTCTCCCCGTTCGTGGGCCGGCTCGACGACATCTCCACCGACGGCATGCAACTAATTGAAGATATCATCACCATCTATCACCAGTACGACTACCAGACCGAAGTACTGGTTGCCTCCGTGCGACATCCAATGCACGTTCACCAGGCGGCCCTGATGGGTGCGGACGTGGTTACGATGCCGTTCAAAGTCATCGACCAGCTCATCAAACATCCGCTGACAGATATCGGCCTCGAGAAATTCCTCTCCGATTACAGGAAGGCCGGGAAGCGCTGA
- the purB gene encoding adenylosuccinate lyase, with product MIDRYTLPDMAALWSERAKFESWLEVEIEAAHAMADARIIPVKAYQSIRRKAKFDIARIDEIEAEVNHDVIAFLTAVSEHVGEDAKYLHFGLTSSDVVDTALALRMKRAAAIIDRKIAEALKEIKRLAFKYRLTPCIGRTHGVLAEPTTAGLKFALWYSDLTRARDRFARAAQSMAVGKLSGAVGNFANLDLSIERAVCKRLGLAPADISTQVLQRDRHAEFVAALAILASTLEKSTTEIRNLQRPEIGEMSEGFAKSQKGSSAMPHKRNPITCERISGIARLVRGYALTAMENIALWHERDITHSSVERVIIPDATTIVDYALKKFIDVLKGLVVNEERMMRNIYFGGGLVFSQKLLLKLAGPVGSRDTAYRMVQRNALAAAEGHGLFNELVKKDTDIRAHLSTAEIDACFDLKQYTRNVPKIFKRVFKG from the coding sequence ATGATAGACCGCTACACTCTGCCGGACATGGCCGCGCTCTGGAGTGAACGGGCCAAGTTTGAAAGCTGGCTGGAAGTCGAGATCGAGGCCGCCCACGCGATGGCTGATGCCAGGATCATTCCGGTCAAAGCATACCAGTCGATCAGAAGAAAAGCGAAATTCGACATCGCTCGGATCGACGAAATCGAGGCCGAGGTTAATCACGATGTGATCGCGTTTTTGACCGCCGTATCGGAGCATGTTGGCGAAGATGCCAAGTATCTTCACTTCGGTCTGACGTCCTCCGACGTGGTCGACACGGCTCTGGCTCTCCGCATGAAACGCGCCGCTGCCATAATCGACAGGAAAATCGCCGAAGCGCTCAAAGAGATCAAACGTCTTGCGTTTAAGTACCGCCTAACTCCCTGTATCGGCCGCACTCACGGCGTGCTGGCGGAACCCACGACGGCTGGGCTGAAATTTGCCCTGTGGTACAGTGACCTGACCCGGGCCCGCGACCGATTCGCACGGGCAGCCCAATCGATGGCGGTAGGCAAGCTCTCCGGCGCCGTCGGCAATTTCGCGAATCTCGACCTTTCGATCGAACGGGCTGTGTGCAAGCGCCTCGGACTGGCGCCGGCTGACATCTCTACCCAGGTGCTGCAGCGCGACCGTCATGCCGAATTCGTCGCGGCGCTTGCCATTCTCGCCTCCACGCTCGAAAAATCCACGACCGAAATCCGCAATCTGCAGCGACCCGAAATAGGGGAAATGTCCGAAGGGTTCGCCAAGTCGCAGAAGGGCTCTTCGGCTATGCCGCACAAGCGCAACCCAATCACCTGCGAACGCATCTCCGGTATTGCCCGGCTGGTGCGGGGGTATGCGTTGACGGCAATGGAGAATATCGCGCTGTGGCACGAACGGGATATCACGCATTCCTCGGTCGAGCGAGTGATTATCCCCGATGCCACGACTATTGTCGACTATGCCCTAAAAAAATTCATCGACGTGCTCAAGGGTTTGGTCGTAAATGAAGAACGGATGATGCGGAATATCTACTTTGGCGGTGGGCTCGTATTTTCTCAGAAACTGCTGCTGAAGCTGGCCGGGCCGGTCGGCTCGCGCGACACCGCATATCGCATGGTCCAGCGCAATGCCCTTGCCGCGGCCGAAGGGCACGGATTGTTCAACGAGCTTGTTAAAAAAGATACGGATATCAGGGCGCACCTGTCGACTGCCGAAATCGACGCGTGTTTCGATCTGAAGCAATACACGAGGAATGTGCCAAAAATCTTCAAGCGAGTGTTCAAAGGATGA
- a CDS encoding phosphatidylserine decarboxylase family protein, which translates to MIAREGLLLIFIGLVATGICVLLASRFDSRSLFVGSLLLGVLTLFTTFFFRDPHRPIPAGPGLLVSPADGKIVAIDRLVDHPVIGGPAIKISIFLSVFDVHVNRVPISGVIDYVKYNPGEFLAAYEDKASQVNEQTEIGMTAADGRRVVYKQIAGIIARRIVCRLSPGDRVEAGDRFGLIRFGSRTDLIIPADSRIDVSMGDRVKGGQSVIGCLGVNETGSAAEKLRERRDAG; encoded by the coding sequence ATGATTGCGCGCGAAGGTCTGCTCCTCATTTTTATCGGGCTGGTCGCCACCGGCATCTGTGTTTTGCTGGCTTCCCGCTTTGACAGCCGATCGCTGTTCGTCGGAAGCCTTCTGCTTGGCGTCTTGACGTTGTTCACTACCTTTTTCTTTCGCGATCCGCACCGGCCGATCCCTGCCGGCCCGGGACTGTTGGTGTCACCCGCCGACGGAAAGATCGTGGCGATTGACCGGCTGGTCGACCATCCGGTCATCGGCGGCCCGGCCATCAAGATCTCCATCTTCCTGTCGGTATTTGATGTCCACGTAAACCGGGTGCCGATATCCGGGGTCATCGACTACGTCAAGTATAACCCGGGGGAATTTCTGGCCGCCTACGAGGACAAAGCGTCCCAGGTCAACGAACAGACTGAAATTGGCATGACCGCGGCCGACGGCCGCCGGGTCGTCTATAAGCAGATCGCCGGAATCATTGCGCGCCGGATCGTCTGCCGCCTCTCGCCGGGCGACCGCGTTGAGGCCGGAGATCGATTCGGACTGATTCGATTTGGCTCGCGCACTGACCTCATTATCCCGGCTGACAGCCGCATCGACGTTTCTATGGGCGACCGCGTAAAAGGCGGTCAGTCCGTGATCGGCTGTCTGGGAGTCAACGAGACGGGCAGCGCGGCCGAAAAGCTGCGGGAGCGCCGCGATGCAGGTTAA